From Stigmatopora nigra isolate UIUO_SnigA chromosome 5, RoL_Snig_1.1, whole genome shotgun sequence, a single genomic window includes:
- the plin3 gene encoding mannose-6-phosphate receptor binding protein 1 → MADSEMTNPTGVVLNGDQQSVVSRVSNLPLVSSACGAVCNAYTSTKDSVPMLKGVMDAAESGVRTIGAAAATGSKPLLDIIEPQLATVNEYALKGLDKMEEKLTILQQPADKVVSDTVGMVRQSVTGAKDAVVGAVMGGVEKTRAAVSDGINTVMSSGVGQMVSSGVGVALSRSEDWVEHNLPMTEKELLAVAEPDANEVSPAGPSYFVRLGKLSAKVRERALQQSLVRARRARDGTRAAVAQMTSTLDLLESARAGGGQIGGAVEQLQQRWAEWSRKQAADGGEMETISKEVASVREEADRVQKQPVAEAEGSQGEVEHLEWRALSMARGLSDQLRTASANVVTSAQGLPAAVQDQLARARRSAEELQASLLDAGALTPTLLERSRHQLTQVQQSLDGVTEYLLNNTPLNWLVGPFAPMITERMSAEDDAETASPLEQKSNVS, encoded by the exons ATGGCCGACAGCGAAATGACCAATCCAACCGGAGTTGTCCTTAATGGCGACCAGCAG AGTGTCGTCTCCCGAGTAAGCAACTTACCGTTAGTGAGTTCGGCTTGTGGTGCCGTCTGCAACGCTTACACCAGCACCAAAGACAGCGTGCCCATGCTGAAAGGGGTGATGGATGCGGCGGAAAGCGGCGTTCGTACCATCGGCGCGGCCGCAGCCACGGGATCCAAGCCTCTTCTCGACATTATTGAACCGCAAT TGGCGACGGTCAATGAATACGCATTGAAGGGACTGGACAAGATGGAGGAGAAGCTGACGATTCTTCAACAGCCTGCAGATAAG gTGGTGTCGGACACAGTCGGAATGGTTCGCCAGTCAGTCACTGGCGCCAAAGACGCGGTAGTGGGCGCCGTGATGGGCGGAGTTGAGAAAACCCGGGCGGCTGTCAGCGACGGCATCAACACAGTGATGTCCAGCGGCGTGGGCCAGATGGTGAGCAGCGGAGTGGGCGTGGCCCTCAGCCGATCCGAGGATTGGGTGGAGCACAACCTGCCAATGACTGAGAAAGAGTTGC TTGCTGTAGCCGAGCCTGACGCTAACGAGGTTTCGCCAGCCGGTCCGAGCTACTTTGTGCGGCTAGGGAAGCTCTCGGCTAAAGTTCGGGAACGAGCCCTCCAGCAGTCCCTGGTTCGCGCTAGGCGGGCCAGAGATGGCACGCGTGCCGCCGTGGCGCAGATGACCAGCACGTTGGATCTTCTTGAGAGCGCCCGTGCCGGCGGCGGGCAGATCGGAGGCGCCGTGGAGCAGCTGCAGCAACGCTGGGCGGAGTGGAGCCGGAAGCAAGCGGCGGACGGCGGGGAGATGGAGACCATTTCGAAGGAAGTCGCCAGTGTGAGGGAGGAAGCTGATCGGGTTCAGAAGCAACCTGTGGCGGAGGCGGAGGGGAGCCAAGGCGAGGTGGAG CATTTGGAGTGGCGGGCGCTCTCCATGGCACGAGGACTTAGCGATCAGCTGCGAACGGCGAGCGCTAACGTGGTGACCAGCGCTCAGGGCCTTCCGGCGGCCGTCCAGGACCAACTGGCCAGAGCCCGACGCTCCGCCGAAGAGCTCCAAGCCTCTCTGCTGGACGCCGGCGCCCTCACGCCCACCCTACTGGAGAGGAGTCGTCACCAATTGACCCAA GTTCAACAGTCCTTAGATGGCGTCACCGAGTACTTGCTCAACAACACGCCGCTCAACTGGTTGGTGGGACCTTTCGCACCGATGATTACGGAGAGGATGTCGGCGGAGGATGATGCGGAAACGGCGTCGCCACTCGAGCAAAAGTCCAATGTTTCTTAA
- the LOC144196571 gene encoding uncharacterized protein LOC144196571: MCKITMLRELMKQRLNLAVEEIFELFERTIMEYEEELNRTKEKNEQQGQLLDAVLKSRAIEQQEQEDEEEEDEKMWAQGRFMKVRARKRRKLQSSLIEDEENANCSCNVKTKTDEEPWELASLITMADTHIPWDSSCVGYIAPLSDSEFEEPTTIKDQKEYVSINLKKEQLHGSQSTDKLTPPITMEDNLEQWDGSTLGYITPMSYSDEYVELPKIKYEKEDVLISPKEEVLSNQSVEKLTPPITKEDTGEQRDGSMAHCVGPPSELDKIEVPKLTSQCKTEESVPQPAFGELLSIQSADKLTPPITTVATGQQRVGSTAKCVTPSFILDKIELPELANAWNEQNGGDKVFSLHQLPAVPQPVSGELLSIQSVDKLTLPITMVPTGLYWDGSTKKCIAPSFILDQIEAPKLPNAWNGQHGGNKLIVFNRLPAVPGQRKKLKRSKKRAPQPAFGKILSIRSVDKLTLPITTVATGQQRVGSTAKCVAPSFVFDKIEVPKLANAWNGQHGSKELIFLNQLPAVPGQCEKLTPSRPASDVNFITCLLCMKRFLTTAHLIAHSKMHANDKWAPVVKGGKTRMLLFDCRKKKIFCSNVVYKK; encoded by the exons ATGTGTAAAATCACAATGTTGAGAGAATTAATGAAGCAGCGTCTCAACTTGGCTGTGGAGGAAATTTTTGAACTTTTTGAAAGAACCATTATGGAGTACGAGGAGGAACTCAATCGAACAAAGGAGAAGAATGAGCAACAAGGCCAATTACTCGACGCCGTTTTGAAATCTCGGGCTATCGAACAGCAAGagcaggaggatgaggaggaggaag ATGAAAAGATGTGGGCACAGGGTCGTTTCATGAAGGTTCGCGCCAGAAAACGTAGAAAACTACAGTCAAGCCTCATTGAAGACGAAGAGAACGCCAATTGTAGCTGTAACGTCAAAACAAAAACCGACGAAGAACCCTGGGAGTTAGCTTCGCTCATAACAATGGCCGACACCCATATACCCTGGGATAGCTCATGTGTTGGCTACATTGCGCCACTGTCCGATTCAGAGTTTGAAGAGCCCACGACAATTAAAGACCAAAAGGAATACGTCTCCATCAATTTGAAAAAGGAACAACTTCATGGCAGTCAAAGTACAGACAAGTTAACTCCGCCCATAACAATGGAAGACAACCTAGAACAGTGGGATGGATCCACATTGGGCTATATTACGCCAATGTCCTATTCAGATGAGTATGTAGAGCTCCCGAAGATTAAATACGAAAAGGAGGACGTGTTAATTAGTCCAAAGGAGGAGGTTTTATCCAATCAGAGTGTGGAGAAGTTAACCCCGCCCATAACAAAGGAAGATACTGGAGAACAGCGGGATGGATCGATGGCACATTGCGTTGGGCCTCCGTCGGAATTGGACAAAATAGAAGTGCCTAAATTGACCAGTCAATGTAAGACAGAAGAGAGTGTGCCACAACCTGCTTTCGGTGAGCTTTTATCCATTCAGAGTGCGGACAAGTTAACTCCGCCCATAACAACGGTAGCTACTGGACAACAGCGGGTTGGATCGACGGCAAAATGTGTTACGCCATCGTTCATATTGGACAAAATAGAATTACCCGAATTGGCCAATGCGTGGAATGAACAAAATGGCGGCGACAAGGTATTCTCTCTCCATCAGCTCCCGGCGGTTCCACAACCTGTTTCTGGCGAGCTTTTATCCATTCAGAGTGTGGACAAGTTAACTCTGCCCATAACTATGGTACCTACTGGACTATATTGGGATGGATCGACGAAAAAATGTATTGCGCCATCGTTCATATTGGACCAAATAGAAGCGCCTAAATTGCCCAATGCGTGGAATGGACAACATGGCGGCAACAAGTTAATCGTCTTCAATCGGCTCCCGGCGGTTCCCGGTCAACGTAAGAAGTTGAAGCGATCAAAAAAGAGGGCGCCACAGCCTGCTTTTGGCAAGATTTTATCCATTCGGAGTGTGGACAAGTTAACTCTGCCCATAACAACGGTAGCTACTGGACAACAGCGGGTTGGGTCGACGGCAAAATGTGTTGCGCCATCGTTCGTATTCGACAAAATAGAAGTGCCCAAATTGGCCAATGCGTGGAATGGACAACATGGCAGCAAAGAGTTAATCTTCCTCAATCAGCTCCCGGCGGTTCCCGGTCAATGTGAGAAGTTGACGCCATCACGACCTGCTTCTGACGTTAACTTTATTACCTGCTTGTTATGTATGAAACGTTTCTTGACCACCGCTCACCTCATAGCACACAGCAAAATGCATGCCAATGATAAATGGGCTCCTGTGGTTAAGGGTGGGAAAACACGCATGTTGCTTTTTGActgtaggaaaaaaaagattttttgctCAAACGTGGTGTACAAGAaatga
- the abhd17ab gene encoding alpha/beta hydrolase domain-containing protein 17A, with product MNGLSIGELCGLFCCPPCPSRIAAKLAFLPPEPTYAFTPELATDSSPSQQRWNLHLTERAEFQYTQRELDNVEVTLAQSSRGNPVGIMYVRCAPDSRFTVLFSHGNAVDLGQMSSFYIGLGSRIHCNILSYDYSGYGVSGGRPSEKNLYADIDAAWHTLHTRYGASPESVILYGQSIGTVPTVDLASRHQCAAVVLHSPLASGMRVAFPQTKKTYCFDAFPNIEKVSKISSPVLVIHGTEDEVIDFSHGPALFERCPKAVEPLWVEGAGHNDIELYGQYLERLRRFIGQEIG from the exons ATGAACGGACTTTCCATCGGCGAGCTATGCGGCTTGTTCTGCTGCCCGCCGTGCCCCAGCCGCATCGCAGCCAAGCTAGCTTTCCTCCCGCCGGAACCCACCTACGCCTTCACCCCGGAGCTCGCAACGGACAGCTCGCCATCCCAACAGCGTTGGAACCTTCACCTGACGGAGCGCGCCGAATTCCAGTACACGCAGAGGGAGTTGGACAACGTGGAAGTGACCCTGGCGCAATCCAGTCGGGGAAACCCTGTAGGAATTATGTATGTCCGCTGTGCACCTGATTCCAG ATTCACGGTGCTCTTCTCCCACGGCAACGCGGTGGACTTGGGCCAGATGAGCAGCTTCTACATCGGGCTGGGTTCGCGCATCCACTGCAACATCCTGTCCTACGACTACTCGGGCTACGGCGTCAGCGGCGGCCGTCCCAGCGAGAAGAACCTCTACGCCGACATCGACGCCGCCTGGCACACGCTCCACACCAG GTACGGCGCCAGTCCAGAGAGTGTGATCCTCTACGGCCAAAGCATCGGCACGGTCCCCACGGTGGACTTGGCGTCGCGCCACCAGTGCGCCGCCGTGGTGCTCCACTCGCCGCTGGCGTCCGGCATGAGAGTGGCCTTCCCGCAAACCAAAAAGACGTACTGCTTCGACGCCTTCCCCAA CAtcgaaaaagtgtccaaaatctcGTCCCCCGTGCTGGTGATCCACGGCACCGAGGACGAGGTCATCGACTTCTCACACGGCCCGGCGCTTTTCGAACGTTGCCCCAAAGCCGTCGAGCCGTTGTGGGTGGAAGGCGCCGGACACAACGACATCGAACTCTACGGTCAGTACTTGGAGCGACTGCGGCGCTTCATCGGACAGGAAATTGGATGA
- the LOC144196580 gene encoding AN1-type zinc finger protein 5, which produces MAQETNQTQGPMLCTMGCGFYGNPRTNGMCSVCYKEHLQRQQGGGRSSPLGDKAATSPGGMPGTVEAAVGAAAESPTPQTSAEAAARTSPDEPTCSISPGSSPVTQQMTAMSISQDSGVLDSDRAEADDADEEESSNSEPAGEAAQTSDGEQTPDKNKKKNRCFSCRKKVGLTGFDCRCGNLFCAIHRYSDKHDCPYDYRSAAAARIRKENPIVVAEKIQKL; this is translated from the exons ATGGCTCAAGAGACCAATCAGACCCAGGGGCCGATGCTCTGCACGATGGGATGCGGTTTCTACGGTAACCCCCGCACCAACGGCATGTGCTCGGTCTGCTATAAGGAACACCTACAGAGACAACAGGGAGGGGGGAGATCCAGCCCCCTGGGGGACAAAG CTGCCACGTCACCGGGGGGCATGCCGGGGACCGTCGAGGCGGCGGTGGGAGCGGCGGCGGAGAGCCCGACGCCCCAAACCAGCGCAGAGGCCGCGGCGCGGACGTCGCCCGACGAGCCAACGTGCAG CATCAGTCCAGGATCCAGTCCGGTAACCCAACAGATGACGGCCATGAGCATCTCCCAGGACTCGGGCGTCCTAGACTCGGATCGAGCCGAGGCAGACGATGCCGATGAAGAGGAATCGTCCAATTCGG AGCCGGCGGGAGAAGCGGCGCAGACCTCTGACGGCGAGCAGACCCccgacaaaaacaagaaaaagaaccGCTGCTTTTCTTGCCGAAAGAAAGTCGGCCTCACTG GTTTCGACTGCCGCTGCGGCAACCTATTCTGTGCCATCCACCGTTACTCCGACAAACATGACTGTCCCTACGATTACCggagcgccgccgccgcacgCATCCGCAAGGAGAACCCCATCGTGGTGGCCGAGAAAATCCAGAAGTTATGA
- the LOC144196761 gene encoding uncharacterized protein LOC144196761 produces MCKVTMLRELMKQRLNLAVEEIYELFERTIMEYEEELNRTKAEKERQGQILDAVLKSRAVEEQDDEEMKQVLVEHEEEEESAVEGVEHPQIKEEDDYLWSNEIKDQHEWLSGARDQDANYPFTIPEETPAEHPSDPDTSFAPISDEEDDDGCGDDDGDYDSDQDKAFPCKICPKRLSSRRNMKRHMLLHQKPKIFTCTICSESFPTRACLRSHRRLHSDKPRFDCAECGIGFTKLPRLKRHMSKHTGEKPFACPLCDKKFSWNYVLKRHIQAHTSREHYSCPVCAKCFTTKWYIAVHMRTHTGEKPYQCSACLKRFHFKNSFRKHTCAENEDQNQNSKTKTSD; encoded by the exons ATGTGTAAAGTCACAATGTTGAGAGAATTAATGAAGCAGCGCCTTAACTTGGCTGTGGAGGAAATTTATGAACTTTTTGAAAGAACCATTATGGAGTACGAGGAGGAACTAAATCGAACAAAGGCGGAGAAAGAGCGACAAGGCCAAATTCTTGATGCTGTTTTAAAGTCTCGAGCTGTCGAAGAGCAGGATGACGAAG AGATGAAGCAAGTGTTGGTGGagcatgaagaagaagaagagtcgGCAGTAGAGGGAGTAGAGCACCCCCAAATTAAAGAAGAGGATGACTACTTATGGAGCAACGAAATAAAGGACCAACATGAATGGCTGTCGGGAGCACGG GACCAAGACGCCAACTACCCCTTCACAATACCCGAGGAAACCCCGGCAGAGCATCCCTCCGACCCGGACACCAGCTTCGCCCCCATCTcggacgaggaggacgacgacggcTGCGGCGACGACGATGGCGACTACGACTCGGACCAAGACAAAGCCTTCCCTTGCAAAATCTGCCCTAAAAGATTATCATCCAGACGTAACATGAAGCGGCACATGCTGCTCCACCAAAAACCGAAGATTTTCACCTGTACCATCTGCTCGGAGAGTTTCCCCACCCGGGCGTGTCTGCGCTCGCACCGGCGGCTGCATAGCGACAAGCCCAGGTTCGACTGCGCCGAGTGCGGCATCGGTTTCACCAAACTGCCTCGCCTGAAACGCCATATGTCCAAACACACGGGAGAGAAACCCTTTGCTTGCCCCCTGTGCGACAAGAAATTCAGCTGGAATTATGTCCTGAAAAGGCATATACAGGCACACACCAGTAGGGAGCACTATTCCTGTCCAGTCTGTGCCAAGTGTTTCACCACTAAGTGGTATATCGCTGTACATATGAGGACTCACACTGGAGAGAAACCGTATCAGTGCTCAGCCTGCCTTAAACGCTTTCATTTTAAGAACAGTTTCAGGAAACACACTTGCGCCGAAAATGAAGATCAAAACCAAAATAGTAAGACAAAAACGTCGGACTGA